In Buteo buteo chromosome 16, bButBut1.hap1.1, whole genome shotgun sequence, the DNA window CACTGGCAGCAGGACAAAGCAAAGCATGAAAGGCAGGTTTGGCAGAGGTAACAGGATTGCTGTTCTAGTGTTTACCTCCCAGCATGAAGAACAGCACAGTAGAAAGCCCAAAGTGTGAGAGGCAACTGAAGGAAACCAGTGCATGAATGACTAGCACTGGGAATGGTAGGCGGGTGCAAGGGAGACAGTCCATAGAAGGACTTGAATGTGAAAGCAGGTACCTTGtacctggcagagcagggatggAGATGTCAGGAGGGATGTGAAAGAGGGATTAcacatgaaagcagaaagacagCATGGTCCTTCAAGCAGTGATCTGGGTGGGTGGTAGCATGATGCTAGTCAGATGAAGAGATACGGCAGCTGTAGTAACCCGGGCACATGACAGGGAGGACACAGGCAATTGTACTGTCAGTATGTGGACAGGAACAGAAAGGTTGCACCACTGAAATATTAGACACAAAGAACCTACAGATAAGGTACTGCCTGGACACAGGGACtcaggaggagagctgggacAATCATGGCTTCCAGGGTAAAACAGGCAGGACAGAGCTGGCCCTGGTGACTGAGGGTACCCAAGGTGGTGAAGATTAAGAGCTCTGAGCAAGTGATGTTTGGCTTGAGCTGGCAGCTGATCATCCTAAGTCCCCAGTCAGGGCCATTGGGACAGATCCAGTTTCTTCCCAGTGAGAGAAGGAAATCAGCACATTGCATACCCATTAATTGCTCACAACTAATGAGCCTAAGGGTGAGAGCACAAGGTCCAGCTACTCAGAGGTCCCTGTCCCATCCAAATCTGGAGCATCAAGGGagcaggaaggaagagaagaggagtAAGAGGAGGCTGATGCAGTTGGTGTCCATTAGCCCTTTGTCCAGCCAGTCGGAACTGGTGTGAGAAAAGCACCGTTCCAAGGGGTGCAGCTTGAATCCACCTGAACCACCTTAGGGGTGTCCCCTGCCACCTGTCACTGTAGTGTGCACACCAAGGCAGTGAGGACTATATCCTCCTGCATCCCCACCACCTTCCCCCCTTCCTGGTCCAGACTCTGCCCAGGTGCAGCTACCTGCACAAGCCACTTCACAAGCAGGTTGCAGGACTGTGCTTGTGTGCTGAGGAAGGTGCCTGGTCCCACTGGTCTGTGCTACCCAGCAGCACTCAGACACAGCCCACAGGGCCAGGCTGTGGTAGTAGAGGTGCTGCTGAAGTCTGGGCTGCACAGGGAGAGGGGGTCTGTGCACAGACACCTATAGACCTGAAAAGCGATGCTCCCTTTCTGACAAAAGCAGAAGGGATGTTGTGAGATACAGGCTAATTTCACAGCAGGACCCagcatgtccctgtccccaaaaAAGAGAGGAGACAACACCAGGAGAGAAGGCAGCTGGGAGGGACTGAAGAAACCCTTGCTTCACTCCaaaattttttccccacaacgTCAACTGAGCAGGAAATATTGCTAAAACTCCAGAGAATCCCAAACACCTTTGGGGTTTTCCCTTGCCAAGAGAAGTGATTCCCAGTGCAAAAAGTGTCGCAAAGGCTGGCGGCCCAGATGCTGAATGGTACTTTCACTTCCAGATCTCGCTACATGCTACATCCTTTAGTAATCTAGACCCTGCACAGCAGACACTTCTTCCTGGGGTTTCCAGCCAGCAAAGGTAGGAGGGGACAGACCAGACAAGTATAATTTCTCCTATTATATCCTGTGCGATGTGGATGGTAATCAGAGTTTCTTCTTGcactgaaaaagggaaagagaggttACTCTCAATGGGATTTTCAGCAGGGCTCAGCACCCACGTGTTGCTCACAGCATGTGATTTTTGCCCCTTTGGAGTTATGGCCGTAGCCCTGACTCTGCACTGATGCACGTCCCTGCATTCACCTTTCCTTgctgggggaaggggctgcTCCACAACCCTACCTCCCGCAGCACGTTTTAGAGGCAGCACCCAGCTTTCTGTCTCTGTAGCTCCTGGAGTGGCTTTcacccactccccagttcccaGAGGAAGGGGGACAGGAGGTGTGTCTACTGGAAGGTGTTACTCACCACTCTTTTTATAGTCCATTTAAGTCACTTCTCATTACagtatatgtttatatatgcTTATAATTATATGCTGAGAACATAGATGAGCATAGATCTTTCCACTCCAAAGGCACTGCAGAAATGGCACTTGGCTAATCCACTAGCCAAGGCAATATCTAACCCCAAGCTATCCTTGCTATGGTACCTGAGCAAGCATGCTCCAGTGAGGACCTTCAGCAGCTCACAGGGGAGCAGGACGATGCATGGCAGCACCTTTGCCTGTCACCTTCTAGGATTGCATGTGACTGTGCTGTACCCAAAAGTGCTGGGGAGGTGAAAACAACACAACAAGGATCCAGGTTTCGTTCTTCTTCTGCTCATTCTGCCTTGAGCATGAGCTGATGGTACCATGAGCACCTGACATCAGCAGCACAACTGGAAGCTGCAAGGCACAGTCCTTGCTGTGAGCAGCTGTGGGAGCTGAGCTTTCACTTTGCCCTAAACATGGCAGATGAATGTGCACCACCCCACAGATCACCTCCATCCTCCAGACCTCCAGCAACAGAACACTGCTCAACCCCCATCCACAGCAGCCCAGCAGTGCACGCAAATTGGAGTCACCATGAGCAGACTCCTTCCTACCTTGATGTCTCCAGCACCTTCTGgaaatacctcttttttttctgggcctTCCCTGAGAGCTTTGCTGTTGGGGCACAGCTCTAGAATCAGCTCCAATTTCATGGTCTTTCTTAGCAATGAAGTGATTGTTCGTTCCTGTGAGCAGGTCCCTAAACCAGAGTGTCTGTGCAGACAGTATTATGcacgcacacatacacacatggcAATGCAGAGCTGTTTGTACCAAGCCAGCAAAAACTCATGCCATGAATCTGCcagctgaaacacagcaaaGCGGAGCTGTGAATCACTTCTCAGCTGCAGGGCTCTCAGAGAGTAACTTTTAGTACCTACAACCACATAATGAGTAAAAGCCTTGAACTGGAAATGCAAATAGacatataatttatatttaataagGCAGTTAATGTACTGCGTGTCCAGTAAAGTACCATCCAGCTCCTATCACCCATTTATTGAGGTTACTCCACATAATAAATTCCAAATGAGTGATAATGGCTGTATTTGGAATTATATTAATAACTGTACATGCATATCTGAGGCCAGAGAGATGAGGGTATAGCAAGTGCTGCACTTGCTGTGCAGGCATGGCAGCAGGCGGGCCCATGAGTATTTTGGAAATTTTATGTAATTGCCATCAGCTCCAAATGAATGAATTAATTGACTCCCCTTGCACCCTGGCAGAGGGGACCTGCTCTCAGGCACTGAGCCAACCAACATCATGTACAACTGACTTATGTAAAGGAAAGACTTaaagggaaacattttctgcagtgtttcaaAGTCTCCTACCCAGGTCTGGGTGGGAGACTTGCATCTGAATACATCTGTGCATGTATTTGATTTCCTAGGTTGTGTGCAGTTCGGAGAAGAAAACCTGTAATTTCAGATACCCTAgaagcaaaaatgtttaaaggAACCTCAGTTAAATTAAGTCCTAAGGGGAACTAGGAAATATCAAATTCAAACTGACAATAAAGGTTTATTTTGAGGACTACCAAAAAGCTTAGAAATAAAATggatattcatttttttaaaaagcacaatacagtaaatgtaatttattgaATGATTTGTTTCaataatacatttaattttcagtacttAAGTAAACACATTTTGGGGAGAAGTGCCAGATGAAAAATCtcaattccttttaaaatctttatgtTTCTCTAGCTCTCTGATTTGCTGTCATAGACATGGACTGAGCCTATATCACTTCTTTTGGTCATTACCAATGAAATAGGATTTCATCCcagctatttttctctttgtctcctGCACCTTTGTCCACAGCTGGCAGCTCCTGCACTGCTGCCGTTCACTCACCCACCGTTCGATTCACACATGCATGGGAAGGCACTTGCACCGCTGTGCACACTCATATGCACTCATGCATCTTCATGGCAAGCCAAAGGGTAGGGGAGATTCTCAGCCTGAGCAGACATGAGGTCAGGAATATTTTAGGAAGGCTGATAGTCATCTTCTACCTTTACTGATGGCTACTTGGGGTCTGCAAACCCCAAGAGTCACACAGTTGATCAGCTCAGGGTTTTTAACCCAGGGTACATAAAGGACTTCAGAGAATTCCAGAGTTGGTAGAAAGGATGTCTGGAGGTCTTTAGTCCAACCTGCTATCACCAACACTATGGCTTAGTTTGATCAAGTCTTTAAAAGTCCAGGAACCCAGGCTGAAGATGTCCtcaccctgcagcccagctcACATCTGTTCCCATACACCGTCCCCACACAGGACAGACTGCACAGCCAGGACCTGACGTCCACCAGCTGCCGTTGAGCTGTGGGGAAAGGACAGGAAAGGTTCAACTCTGCGGTTTCTAAAGGGTTAATAAAGCagggccagccctgcctgcaggaagCACTGCTGGAGTTTTGCTATCTgcccctgccagctctgctggccACAGGACTGTATATTTCCCCAAGTCCCTGGCACACTGCTGGTGCTTTGCAGTGGATCGTCACCCCATCCCTCAGAGCTGGGTCCCTCAGAGAATCAGGAGCCAACAGAGCTACAGCCATCAAGTGTGTATTTGCTTGGGCAAGGCGGAGACCCTCTCCTACCCAGAGCAACCCCCTGCATCCCCCTTCCTCAGCCCCTGCTCAAGCTCTAGCTGCCAGCCCGGCCGTAGTACAGCACGCAGTCCCACTTGTAGCTGAGCCCTGCaagggctgctgggctggcGAGGCAGGCAGATAGAAATGCAAAAGCCCAGGCTCTGCTAGCACCAGATAATAGTTCAAAAGGCAAGCAtcctttctctttgctctcAGTCTCCCTCTCAGTTTCTTTTaagcacaaaaccagcacaacacacacacacacacacaaaaaaaaaaaaaaaaaaaagaaaaaaaagaagaagaaagggagcggggaggaaagaaaagaaaggggcGACTTCCAGCAAGGCAATAAAATGCCATCTGTCTCCTGATGGCTCATGTGACACTGACAGACGTCCACTGCAAGCCAGAGCCAAAGGCACGGCAGCCCGTGATCCTGtcacagcaggagagggagcaCTCCTTGCCCAGCCTCCCCTCTCTCCCGAACCCATCAAAAGTTTTTGAgccaggaggaaaaataaatcaggctGATCCTTGCTGCCCTTCCCACAGGGAGACATGTccagggtggtggtggaggtggcAGTGTTGGACTTTGGAGAGGGGGCTGTCTGTGCCGTGTGACTTTTCACCAGGCTGGGATCCCCTCGGATCCACCTGTTTTCCTCTCAAAAGCAGCTCCCAGAAAACAAAGGCGATGAACAGCAGGCAGCCCACCACCCCCACACAATCCAACTGCTTAATTGCCTCTAGGGAAAGAGCCTCGCTGACCCTGGGACCCTCCTAGGCTGGAAAAGCAGACGAAAAGGGAGTTGTACGAGACAGACATGCTGCTGTAGCTGCTAGTGACCTGCCGTGGTCTGGCCCTGCAGACACTGCCACAAAGAGGGAAGCTGCAACTTATGTTTCCTGGGAGCACAGATGTCTCTAGATGACATAGACACTTCCCAGAAAGAGATATGCCCCGATTTGGTCCCAGAGGAGATGGCGGGGAAGTCCCTGTGCAGTGGGTGGAAGAGGAAAAGCCCCAAATGTTCCTGATTTCCCTGGATTCCCAGCAGTGATGGTTTCAGGAGAGCAGGCCTTAGCTGGGTGTTGGAAGGTGCAACCTTCTTTGCCCTACATCCTGGGCATCTCTGGCCTAGCAGAGCAGCGCAGACCCTGGGAAGCTCAGCACCCTGTGGTGAGGCTGCCCTGCGTCCACTCATGGCACCCGCTGAGTGGTGGTCCTGGGCAGGCTGGGCACGAGGCCACACACCTGCACAGAGGCATGACCACCCTCATGCCAGCCGCGGCTGTGGGGCCAGCACAGCAGTGAGGTGTCCGCACAGCCCTTCTCTGGAGCACCAAGCCCACCATCAGGAGCCAGCAGTGCAGGCCAGCACACACCTCCTTCCCCATGAACCCCTTCTCGTTCCCAGCCTCACCATCTAGGCCACTGCTCGCCACCCAATACATGGCAGGACCTCACCGGCTTGGCCAACTTGGAGCTGAGTTGCTCATCTCCTAAACCTGTCTCCTGGGAACAGAGTCGCAGAAGGAGTCACCAGCCATATACAGAGCTGGGGGGATGATGCGAGGGGGTGCAGGAGACTggcttcccctgcctgccaaagGACCAGAAGGATGATGGACCCTTGGACCCTTCCCCACAACCATACCACCCGTCAGTACTTGGGCATGGTTGGGCACCCTGTCAGGTCCTGAGGGGAGCTGGAAGTCcagggcagcaggaggtggACAGCTCTCACCAGCCCAGCTGCAAAGCGTCAAGTCCCTTTTGCTGCTGGCACCTTCTGGAACATTCTGGGCCCCGTCCCACCTCCAACAGCCAGACCGAAGCAGCCTGTCAGTAGCTGCCGATACCCTGGTCCCGCCAGATGAAGCCACCAGAGAATCAACACCACATTTCACACTATGTCACTCCCTGCTGCCTTTAGGGACAGCCATGGTCATTGGCATTGCCAGCGGGATGAGAGAAGGGCTGGATAGGTGGCTGTCTCTTAAGGGTGGGCAGAGAAACAGCAAGACTGGCCCAGGGCAACCCAGGACAATGCCAGGCCATGGGGCAcagtgccagggcagcacctcTTTCCCTCACTGGCTGCAGCAGGTTGGTGCTGCCATCAGGAGAAGCAaccttgcagagctgctgcaatGAGACTCCCCAGAGCACACCATGAACTTAAGCTGTGAAGCTTGGAGGGCCCTGGTGTATCGCACACGATTTGCCAAGCAGACCCCCAGCATCacctcccccagctcctggtCACAGGTTTGCTGCCCACCAGCATCTTTCCACCTGTTCCTACACCGTTTGACACCAGAGGtggtctgtctgtctgctgcaGCTATCCCTGACCCCACAGTCATCTCAGGTGACACCTTCAGTGACTCCTAGCCATGTCCTGCTCTCCTCGAtgcctgccctggctgtgcctcCAGGGCTTTTTCGGGAGGATGGTGTATGTGTCACACAATGGGGACCAGGGCTCAGGGCTGtctgggggacagggagagcATCAGTACATGAAGGGCTTTGAGCCAAGACAAAAATGGTCACAGGGTACAAAAGGCCCTAGAGACACCCTGAAGAGTTTATTATgatagcagaagaaaaagctctgATTGTGTTGTGAAATGATGGTGTGGGATTTCTTGGCCTTAGCCCATGGGCTACAGGAGGGATGGAGACAGGCTTTACTGCAggtggggctgggaggtgtGGGGCTGCCtccatcccagccccacaggagcCACCGTCCAGTCCTGGGTAGAGAGAAACACTCTGAAACAGCCTGGCCCTGCTATTTAACCTGGCTAATGATTAGCTAGATAGGACTTGGCCATTCAAGGGCACAGGGTGAAAACAGCCCTTCTGCCTTTGCTTACACAGCACACACAGCTGGGCCAttcccacagccagcacccaGAAAGAGCGACAGCAATGGGGGAAATGCCAGCTCAGGAGCAGCATCCAAGGGCTTGGGCTGGGAGAGCAGCCCAGAGGGTGTTGCCCAACCTTGCTCTGCTTGAAACTTCCCCCAAGCAAGAGCTGACCCCAATGTACACAGTTGCatctctctgcagagatgtttttgCATCCATAGGCAAATCCAGGGAACTGGGATCTCACTCTTTATCCCTGTGACATCCATCAGAAGTTGAGTCAGGAGTTAATGTGAAGCTCCGGGGTCACAAAAAAGGCCTCCTTGTGTGTCTTATACTTGGAGGCCCCACAAGGTTTGCTACGACACCCTCTTACCTGCCCAGAGAGCAGGTGCTTTCTCCTCCAGCGCCAGCTGCAGCAGTTTTACAGCAAACTCCTTCCTTTCACTTCCCAGTTCAGCCTCCCACATCCCCAGGATCCTGCCTGAAGTTTGCACATGGCTGCTGTGATGAAGAGCAGGTCTTTGATCAGAGTATGATAACATCTTTGCAATGAGAGAGTGTCAAAACTCTGAGAAAATAGAGTGTGGCCATGGCTGAAGGGATCCCTGCCTACCTGAGAAACACCCCTCCTAAAATTTCACCCAAAGCCACCCTCTGACCAAAAGCTGAAGGCATCAGGTTCTGTGCTTCCCCCAAACCTGACAGCAAAATGTCAGAACCAGGAGGCTGAAGAAATGGAGGGACTTCTTTGCCTGAATGCACGTGTGCTGCACATGGTGGGATCAAAGGGCCAGACAACGCTGGTGTGAACCCTGCACAAGCAAGCACAAGAGACCATCAGCCCTGAGACACTGCCTGCCCCACCTGCCCACTCCCACTGCTCCCTGGTCCCAGCACCACACTCCTGAAGACTAGCTCTTGGCTCAGCCCACCACAGAGTCCAGCATTGTCAACCTGCTGGATTGGCACAGTGCCTGCCTGGAGCTCTGCTCTACACAAATGTGTCTGTGGGACCTACCTTAGGAGCCAGTTGGAAGGAGTAGTGCATGGCTTGTCTGTGGcgctggagaaggaggggatGTCTCCCAGTTTTGGAGACTAAACACAGTCCTCTGATAGGTACTCCTCTCTCTAAACGTGAATGTTTTAACACTTGGACTAGCACCTAGGGGTGGGGTGGAATTTCTGTCTTTGGAGAATTGCAAAACTTGAATGGACTGGCCCTGAGAAACCTGCTGCAGAttttcagccagctctgcacAGAGTAGGAGGCTGGACCAAAGAACTCCAGAGGTCCCTCCAAAACTAATTCTGTGATCCTTTCAACCCCCTGAACTTTTGTTCTTTGCTGGCCAGATAAAAGAAATGGGCCCATCTGTAGATTCCTATCTAAGGCAAGTTTGGGGGAACCCAAGGACTGGATTTGACTGGCTGTAAGTACAGTTGGGTTTGTAGTGTGGGTTTTGCTTTGCATGGCTCTGGGAAAGCCAAGGCTTTACATGTCTCTCATATATTCCTCCCACTCAAGTTAGTATTATTCTTCTTGTGAAGAGGAAACCACTTAAAATGACTCTCACAAGAGCTTCTCATCAGCTTGAGTGAACAGAAAAGTGAATATGAACTGATCTTAGTTAAATGAAGTCCACTTCAGTTGTCAATTAGGGGTTCAAAGCTACTTAATTAATACACTTCAGCTTCACCTCCATATACACAGATCCAAAGAGACACCTTCCATCTACTTTCACTGCTCAGCAATTGAACAACCCTACTCAATCCACATGATATTTGAAGACCTTGGTGAACCTCACTTAAGCCTGGATCCAAAATCCTGTTCTGATTCAGCAGACCCAGGACAATTTCCAGCATTTCATTAGCCCTTTGCTCCACACCCAGCAGCCAGCATCTGTTGAAATGGcttagaagcagcagcaaaccccaGTTCTAGAGATCTCATAAATTTTCATATATTCTTGAGTTTCCAaagctctctgctttctcttctctcagaTCACAGAGAGCTGAACCTGCTGGAGACAGATGCCCCAAATCTCCACACAACACTGGCAACCAGGgcttctgattaatttttttgtgttgttttggcTACAACTACCCATTCCACATCTGCCCCCTCAAAGGATGATGTTAGTCCCCCTTCAAGCAAGAGATCAGACTCAAGACTtccaaggtcccttccagccaaCATTTGTAGGCCAACAAGTCCTGTTTCATGGCAGTGCCTGCCTTCGGAGAGTTGGGAAGTGTTTCTCTACCCCATTTTTCCTGCCAGTTCTTGGTCGTCTCTCCCAGAAATTGCCCAGCACCATCTCTTCCCTTTGCAAGTAGCAATAGCAGAGCACTAGCAAGATGTGCTTTCTTTGGGTGTGAATATGCATAGGTCTGACTTAGGTGTGCaggagtctggctccatctcaGATCCATACATGTTCCTGCTTCCCACTGTGCAATGCTCAGTCTGTGCACGATCGGCTTTCTCTGTCTGtccctctgtctctttttctctttccttccttcctataaattctttcttccttcttccttcaagttctttctttcatttactctcctttcttttccttccttcctttctttctctttctttcttctttcttactttttctttcttcttctttctttctttcttccttttcctctgcattcATTTGAATGACAAAGGTTTCTGATTACAGTCCTCCTGGGGAATCAAACAGCAAGGCTGCTGCTCACTTACGACTGACAGATTAAGATAGATAAAGGAAGAGATTTGTATATTGACTCTGTGTTTATGTAACTCATGTGCAAGGCCTGGCCAGGAGCAAAGGGGGATCTGACCCACATAAATAATAACGAGCAGCATTTTTAAACTAAATCATCTGGAAAATTCACAGACGATTCCGTTGGTTCCTTCTATTGTGTCACCGGAGGGTCATAAATAATTCAGCCTTGCTCAAATATTTATGGAAATCAATTTAGCCCTCAGTCCAACATCACCTCCCTGAGAAAACAGTTTCCTTTCGTATCTCAAGTGCAAACTGACTGCCCTCTGTCCCACCAGCCTCCTCCGGGGCTGAGGGCACCTGTAACCTCCCAGCAACATGCCCAGGCGCCAGCCCAGCCAAGCTGGCCCCCAGACATCTCTGGGGCCATGGGGACCACCAGGAAGATGAAGCTGCAGGTGCTCCTCCAGGAGAGGAGCAGGTCCAGCACCTGCCCCCCTTCTGCTGTGACCACCCTAAGCTTCGCTAAGGGGTATCTGCTCTGGCCCATGGTGGTTGTCAGCTCCAGAGACGAGGATTGGTGCTTGACAAAGCAGTGGGCATATGGAgagcagctcctgtgcaggTGACAACCAATGCTCAGGTCAACGAACACTGCACGGGAGAGACATTCCCTGATGTGATCAAAGGTCACAAAACAAACTCCCACAGGAGTGAGCAGCCCCGGGGATCTCCCCACACCCACTCCCTGGGCAAGGTCCACGGCTCTGCCATACCCgctgaggagcagctgctgtATGACCTGAGCCATGACCTGGCACTTGCAGCTCACTTCCTTGCCTCTCTCTGGCTGACACATGGTGAGGATTCCCAAGACCTCCCTTCCCAAAAGCAGAGCAGCCACATGGGCTGCCCATCACAACCAGCACCCACACCAAATCCACCAGGCTTCTGGCCCTGAGCACTTCATTGATCCTTCTGGGAGCTCACCATGTCCATGGGCTATTCCTGTATTTTGATGAAAAACCCACTTCATGGGAGCTGTGAATCTCTTCCAGCATCTTCATTTCACATAAAGAAACAGGACAAATTCCCAGGGTCAAAAAGCTGTCCCCTTCTGCACATCATCCAGGGGTGCAATATGCTCAGAGAGTGACCAGACCACCACACGGATCACCTACCAGCTCAGTCACCAGCACAGAAACTGGGGGCAGCCATACGCAGCCCATGTCCGTATGGAGAAGCCACATCTCCTCCAGTTTCTGTGTTCCCTCCAGCTCCTGTAAGCATTACCTCTTGGTAGGTCACTTAACTGGCCTCTCCCCAAGTTTCTGAGCCCATTTCTCTCCCCTGGTGCTCTTTGCCTGGAACAACAAGCAGAACTGTGGAAAGCCATGACACAGCTGGGTTCCCATGGGCAGACACCAGGACACCTTCTCATGTAGGGTCCCATGTCTGTCCCAGGCAGCAGTGCAATGAACCGGGCAGACACTGGGCTGCGTGCCACTTGGGAACCTGAGGTGGCATGGCCATGTTGCAGTGAACAGGAACCCAAGGAGGGAgtttttgtggtggtttgggAGAGATCATCCTCCTGTGTTTCCACTGGGatatttcttcaccaaaagcaCCAGTCTACGAGCTTTGGCTTGAGCACCCTTTGGCTGTGAGCACCTGGGGCAGGAGCCAAGCCTGGCGGGGTGAGCTCAGGGCAGACTTTCCAGAGTATGGCCAGGGTCATTGACAGCTATAGAGGTGAAACACAGATGTTCCCTCCAGCCATTCAAAGTGTTTCAGATCGCCCAATTCTTCAGGGTGAGAAACTcactgtgctgcaggaggagacagagagagagtgTGACTGGCAGCCTGAGGGGCTGTAGGAGCTGGTATCATTGATGGCCAAACTCTGCACCCTCTGGGCTGAAAGAACAGCAAAGGCACACAATCCAGTGTGTGAAGAGGGTTTGTGAGCTTCTCCAGCCCTAAAACTGCATAAGAAAGGTCATAGTCTTTCCCAGGCCTCCACCAAGCATGCTGCATCCGAGTTTCCTCTGAGTTTCCTAATCAGACAAGGGCTAGTGTGTCCGATCCAGGGCATACACCATCTCATGGACCCAGACTTCTGACCTCATCTATGACTAGAGCTGTCCTAGAGAAATGTTTTGCACTGGCACTTCTTTCTTGGGCTAAGGATGCTTCTCCAGGGAGCACTGAAGTGGAGGCACACTGCTCAGAGCTGCCTTAGAAATCTTCCTCCAAAGGCCCTCTGCTTTTCCATGGCCTCTCATTTACAGCAAGAGAAAAGGCACAGGTCCACGGTGAGCAAGAGGCTGGGGATCCCGTTGCTGCACACTCTGAACAAGGTGCTCTGGCTGGCTCTGGTAGGACACATCTCTCCAGAAGCCCTGTGGCTGTGGTAAAGGCAGAGGACCCAGCTAGGTGTAAGATCCAGTGATAATCCAGGCACCAGAAACTCAAGCTCTCTTCTGTAACACATATAACCCATCCATCCTTGCTGGCAATCAACCAGCACAGAGGAAACAGGACAAAACATCAGGCCCAACCACTCATGCATCATGTGAAATGACCGGGCTATGTCAGATTCCAGCATCAGCTCTACTCTTCACAAACGTTGGAAGTCTCTGCAATTATCCAGTTCACTGGGATTTGAACAGCCAAAATCAGCTCCTAGCACTGACCCACAAACCCAAATCACAGATCAAACAACAGAAGAAGCAGAGGCTCTTGGCTTGTGTTGAGCagaaagctgcaggaaaaggaGACACTCCAGCTGAAGAGTCACAGGTCGTCCAAGCAGGTGTGAGCACTGTCACTGCTTGGTAGAGGACAGAAAAACTCAACTTGCAGTGATGGTCCACAATGGAGACCCCACAGAACTGGTGGCTGTTTGGCATGCTCCATGAAGCAAAATGGGAGCTCCATACAGCACCATCTTGTAGGATAGAGCCAGGTGGGATGACTAGTCCATGGGAAGACTTGCACCTGTGTGGCCTTCACCCAAGTAAGCATGGAAGAGATGGGAGCCCTTGTAAAGTTACTGCCACTTAACTGCACTGTCAGATATAATGGGGCCAAGATTCATAGCTCAAATAGCCAAgcttaagaaaacaaaggctAGAGAAATGACCACCAAGTTGGAATAAAATGGTACCAGTCCTCTACCATGTCTTCCATACATAAAAGTAAAccccagaacagaaaaaaaaaaaaaaaataaaacagtgccACAGACTAGGTACACAGAGCTTCACATCTGCTTTCCAAGGGCTTTCTCCTAGGGTTATATCTCTCAGCACAGGACTGCTAACTCCCTTCTGCTTGTCAGACTCTCCTCTTTCACCCATACAGGACAGCAATGCTGAGGCACCCTCAACGCTCATGCACATCCCATGT includes these proteins:
- the LOC142040574 gene encoding LOW QUALITY PROTEIN: large ribosomal subunit protein eL8-like (The sequence of the model RefSeq protein was modified relative to this genomic sequence to represent the inferred CDS: inserted 3 bases in 2 codons; deleted 2 bases in 1 codon; substituted 3 bases at 3 genomic stop codons) translates to MTGLCQIPASALLFTNVGSLCNYPVHWDLNSQNQLLALTHKPKSQIKQQKKQRLLACVEQKAAGKGDTPAEESQVVQAGVSTVTXLVEDRKTQLAVMVHNGDPTELVAVWHAPXSKMGAPYSTIVGXSQVGXLVHGKTCTCVAFTQVSMEEMGALVKLLPLNCTXSDIMGPRFIAQIAKLKKTKAREMTTKLE